The Lathyrus oleraceus cultivar Zhongwan6 unplaced genomic scaffold, CAAS_Psat_ZW6_1.0 chrUn0748, whole genome shotgun sequence genome includes a region encoding these proteins:
- the LOC127114938 gene encoding beta-galactosidase gives MFNPRIGLFFIVCSFLLCAFSFATTVEYDTNAIIINGERRIIISGAIHYPRSTSQMWPDLIKKAKDGGLDAIETYIFWDLHEPIRRQYDFSENLDFIKFLKNVHEEGLYVVLRIGPYVCAEWNYGGFPMWLHNLPGIQLRTDNVVFKEEMKIFTTKIVTLCKEAGLFAPQGGPIILAQIENEYGDVITNYGEDGNAYIKWCAQMALAQNVGVPWIMCKQNNAPSPIINTCNGYYCDNFKPNNPKSPKMFTENWVGWFQKWGERKPHRTAEDVAFSVARFFQNGGVLQNYYMYHGGTNFGRTAGGPYIITAYDYDAPLDEYGNLNQPKWGHLKKLHAAIKLGEKVLTNGTVTEKQYGDSVYLTTYANNATGENFCFLSNSHNSKDVEVDLQQDGKYHLPSWSVSILQDCNKEVFNTAKVDAQTNVYVKKLSKELGNSLIWTWASDPVEDTLQAIGTFNASQLLEQKSVTVDASDYLWYMTKVFINETSTWSNATLQVNTSGHVLHAYVNGQYIGPQWGTYDNLRFTYEKIVSLKQGTNIISLLSGTVGHAHYGASFDMKETGIVGGPVKLIATSSGNTMDLSKSSWSYKVGLNGEARRFYDSKIKNGVQWNINNVVIGKPLTWYKTTFKTPEGKDSVVLDFIGLTKGHAWVNGQSIGRYWPTMVADKNGCDIKCDYRGNYGADKCLSGCGEPSQRFYHVPRSFLNNDTKSNTLVLFEEMGGSPFNGKTISEIQFASYGDPQGNCGSFQVGEWESRHSVAVVEKACGGKQLCSINVTSSIFGITKGGINGQLAVQLLCDGSNPEDNRVQMVHV, from the exons ATGTTTAATCCCAGGATTGGGCTCTTTTTTATTGTATGTTCATTTTTGTTGTGTGCTTTCTCATTTGCAACAACGGTTGAATATGATACAAATGCCATTATCATCAATGGAGAACGACGAATAATAATATCTGGTGCAATCCACTACCCACGCAGCACTTCCCAAATGTGGCCAGATCTTATTAAGAAAGCAAAAGATGGTGGTCTTGATGCCATCGAAACATATATATTTTGGGACCTTCACGAACCTATTCGCCGCCAATATGATTTTTCTGAAAATCTAGACTTCATCAAGTTTCTAAAAAATGTTCATGAAGAAGGTCTTTATGTTGTGCTTCGAATTGGTCCTTATGTTTGTGCTGAATGGAACTATGGAGGTTTCCCAATGTGGTTACACAACTTGCCAGGGATTCAACTAAGGACTGACAATGTAGTTTTTAAGGAGGAAATGAAAATATTCACAACAAAGATTGTGACCTTGTGCAAAGAAGCTGGATTGTTTGCACCACAAGGGGGGCCAATTATTTTAGCTCAAATTGAGAATGAATATGGAGATGTCATAACTAATTATGGAGAAGATGGGAATGCATACATTAAATGGTGTGCCCAGATGGCTTTAGCTCAAAATGTCGGCGTCCCATGGATCATGTGCAAGCAAAACAATGCTCCATCACCTATTATCAACACATGCAATGGTTATTATTGTGATAATTTCAAGCCAAACAATCCTAAAAGCCCCAAAATGTTTACAGAGAATTGGGTTGGCTGGTTCCAAAAATGGGGTGAAAGGAAGCCACACAGAACTGCTGAAGATGTAGCATTTTCAGTTGCACGTTTTTTTCAAAACGGTGGTGTCCTCCAAAACTACTACATGTACCATGGAGGAACAAATTTTGGAAGAACTGCGGGTGGTCCATATATTATTACAGCATATGACTATGATGCACCACTTGATGAATATGGTAACTTGAACCAACCAAAATGGGGACATCTTAAAAAACTCCATGCCGCCATAAAGTTAGGAGAGAAGGTTCTCACTAATGGAACGGTTACAGAGAAGCAATATGGAGATTCAGTATATTTGACTACATATGCAAATAATGCCACTGGAGAAAATTTTTGTTTTTTGAGTAATTCACATAATTCTAAGGATGTTGAAGTTGATCTACAACAAGATGGAAAGTACCATTTGCCTTCTTGGTCAGTGTCTATTCTCCAAGATTGCAACAAGGAAGTTTTCAACACTGCAAAGGTTGATGCACAAACAAATGTTTATGTGAAGAAACTATCTAAAGAATTAGGAAACTCACTCATCTGGACATGGGCATCTGACCCTGTGGAAGACACCTTACAAGCAATAGGTACATTTAACGCGTCTCAACTTTTAGAGCAAAAGAGTGTTACTGTTGATGCTAGTGATTATTTGTGGTACATGACCAAGGTTTTCATCAATGAAACATCCACTTGGAGTAATGCAACTTTGCAAGTGAACACATCAGGCCATGTTCTTCATGCCTATGTTAATGGACAATATATTGGCCCACAGTGGGGAACATATGATAACCTTCGTTTTACATATGAAAAAATCGTTTCGTTAAAACAAGGTACCAACATTATAAGTTTACTAAGTGGTACAGTTGGTCATGCGCATTATGGTGCATCTTTTGATATGAAAGAAACTGGTATTGTTGGGGGTCCTGTGAAACTCATTGCAACCAGTTCAGGTAATACTATGGATTTATCAAAATCTAGTTGGTCATACAAGGTTGGATTAAACGGTGAGGCTAGAAGGTTCTATGATTCTAAAATTAAAAATGGAGTTCAATGGAACATAAACAATGTTGTTATAGGAAAACCATTGACTTGGTACAAGACTACTTTTAAGACCCCTGAAGGTAAAGACTCTGTAGTCTTGGATTTCATAGGCCTTACAAAAGGACATGCATGGGTTAATGGTCAAAGTATTGGAAGGTATTGGCCTACAATGGTAGCTGACAAAAATGGATGTGATATTAAATGTGATTATAGAGGAAATTATGGAGCTGATAAATGTTTGAGTGGCTGTGGAGAACCATCTCAGAGGTTTTACCATGTGCCAAGGTCATTCTTAAATAATGACACAAAAAGTAACACGTTGGTTTTGTTTGAGGAAATGGGTGGAAGCCCTTTTA ATGGAAAAACTATTTCAGAAATCCAGTTTGCGAGCTATGGAGATCCACAAGGAAATTGTGGATCATTTCAAGTAGGTGAATGGGAATCACGCCATAGTGTGGCAGTGGTCGAAAAAGCATGTGGTGGAAAACAATTATGTTCAATTAACGTGACAAGTTCCATATTTGGAATAACTAAAGGTGGCATAAATGGCCAGCTAGCTGTGCAACTCCTATGTGATGGCTCTAATCCTGAAGATAATCGTGTACAAATGGTGCACGTGTAG